In Eupeodes corollae chromosome 3, idEupCoro1.1, whole genome shotgun sequence, a single genomic region encodes these proteins:
- the LOC129951616 gene encoding thioester-containing protein 1 allele R1-like isoform X3, with translation MLPEFSVKISTKSNVALNEDKLILTISANYFYDEPVKGNLTILLERTYSVFEVFHYGLPVLRKESDIDGNATFVLDMKNNLNINKNENPYIEGPRILYKFRVKAFVTDILTEQQLIAESDIVVHSQPSKMYLQVPKMFDGTERVLKILVKFSITDLEDIPIIVPSGSMVKIMTECKNSDGFFKTDFSYQIGKQDYVNVQIENQNFTECKMYAKYQEIRSRMEHIKRNEDTFYLDVLTESPEVGKVLEVKLKSLDPIEHFIYEIVSRGDIIQSEYLKVPEGQKMHIFHLNLTYVMVPKITIYVHRIKKRSFTAQLKEVYIKRAFQNSIEILTDSETIPGSSANISVTTDGGSYVGLMGLDHRILQNLHDDDKDLTENHFYQKLQNYDSINIDNYNFPGQKAGLLTFSNAFTKIDSRFGENDFGIHTIFEGTDVNFPESIDKPSLEFPHIRKIFSDSWLYKDFESTPAGGFSFMETVPDTITSWAITGFSLNPKTGLTLTKNATNLKVFQKYFVSVDLPSLVTEGETIEVAIYVSNYMEEDALTNVMIESDSDEVEIFKKPEVSLQPKEPIQILVPSNRREKLLVYMKPLKSGKLNITVKALAPAMASDAVEKILNVKSEGLPYKISKTYLVHLPKENTQENEITVDIPEQAVPGSQRVELSIVGDIFRPLLRSLQKLARVPYGHGEDNMRFVISNLLALKYLKALNYNFPSLESKLRLNIELGYQNQLCFKHLDGSFGLFDRTTERTGDIWQTAFALWGLKQSKDFIHVESKVFERGLDYLKTRQQTNGCFRSKNGIEEDIEYTALTLMVFLMDKNWRTSHSEVLTKGLTYLYENSDSLGHSSITALAIYVLTLGRHEKAGDCLKKLSTNRHLASQRMSWKKTDSLQSHLETTAESLLNLFEFQGTPLKSLLHIIRGLIATEDGKSSLTHLIALHAMLVFIEGLNLSKNNLTIFFTNDQNGSGQFQITSENSQILQTFEVSEKTRRVHLQSRGYGFAVVGVIYKYNLVLENQLSSTYATNITTERSSSLLSIFEVCVRVLGNNSGNHLTMMEVTLQSGYAFTDKITPQIGLTWKFKSLKVNDNHDMLIAHIDSIDNNGLCLKLETLKKYNVLNAKPSWVVLYDTHKRDDKTIKSFKINDS, from the exons CTTTTGTCACTGATATCCTCACCGAACAGCAATTAATAGCTGAAAGCGATATCGTTGTTCATAGCCAACCTTCTAAAATGTACCTCCAAGTGCCAAAAATGTTTGATGGTACcgaaagagttttgaaaattctg GTGAAATTTTCAATCACTGACTTGGAAGACATACCAATAATTGTTCCTTCTGGATCCATGGTAAAAATTATGACAGAATGTAAAAACAGTGAcggttttttcaaaactgactTCTCTTATCAAATTGGAAAACAAGATTATGTGAACGTACAAATAGaaaaccaaaattttactgaatgtaaaatgtatgcaaaatatCAAGAAATAAGATCTCGCATGGAACATATCAAAAGAAATGAGGACACTTTTTATTTAGATGTTTTAACTGAAAGCCCTGAAGTAGGCAAAGTGTTGGAGGTTAAACTTAAAAGTTTGGATccaattgaacattttatatatGAAATAGTGTCCAGAGGAGATATTATTCAATCGGAATACTTAAAG GTTCCAGAAGGACAGAAAATGCACATCTTTCATTTGAATTTGACATATGTAATGGTTCCAAAAATAACAATCTATGTTCATcggattaaaaaaagaagtttcacTGCACAATTGAAGGAAGTTTACATAAAAAGGgcttttcaaaattcg ATCGAAATATTGACTGACAGTGAAACAATACCAGGTTCTTCTGCAAATATTAGTGTGACAACAGATGGAGGTTCCTATGTTGGTTTAATGGGCCTTGACCATagaatattacaaaatttacatgaCGATGACAAAGATTTGACTGAAAATCATTTctatcaaaaacttcaaaattatgaTTCTATTAATATTGACAATTATAATTTTCCTGGTCAAAAAGCAGgacttttaactttttcgaatgcatttacaaaaattgattcac GGTTCGGAGAAAATGATTTTGgtattcatacaattttcgaagGTACTGACGTGAATTTCCCGGAATCAATTGATAAACCATCTTTAGAATTTCCCCATATTCGAAAGATTTTCTCTGATAGTTGGTTGTATAAAGATTTTGAAAG tacCCCAGCAGGAGGATTCAGTTTTATGGAAACTGTACCGGATACCATAACATCTTGGGCCATAACTGGGTTCTCACTGAATCCAAAAACTGgattaactttaacaaaaaacgcaacaaatttgaaagtttttcaaaagtattttgtttcaGTTGACTTACCAAGCTTGGTTACGGAAG gtGAAACAATTGAAGTCGCAATTTACGTGAGTAATTATATGGAGGAAGATGCTTTGACAAATGTTATGATCGAAAGTGATAGTGACGAAGTTGAGATTTTCAAGAAACCGGAGGTGAGTTTGCAGCCCAAAGAACCTATACAAATTCTTGTTCCATCGAACAGAAGAGAAAAACTTCTAGTTTATATGAAACCACTGAAATCGGGAAAATTGAATATAACAGTTAAAGCTTTGGCGCCAGCAATGGCAAGTGATGCAGTTGAAAAGATCCTTAATGTCAAATCTGAAGGCCTTCCATATAAAATTTCGAAGACTTATTTGGTTCATTTACCAAAAGAAAACACACAAGAAAACGAGATCACAGTTGATATTCCCGAGCAAGCTGTACCCGGTTCCCAAAGAGTTGAGCTGTCAATAGTTGGTGATATATTTCGACCTCTTTTAAGAAGCTTACAGAAATTAGCTCGTGTTCCCTATGGACATGGTGAAGACAATATGCGTTTTGTCATTTCGAACTTGTTGGCTCTCAAATATCTAAAG GCCTTGAATTACAACTTTCCCAGTTTGGAAAGTAAACTAAGACTTAACATTGAACTCGGATATCAAAACCAGCTCTGTTTCAAACATTTAGATGGGTCTTTTGGACTTTTTGACCGAACAACTGAAAGAACTGGTGATATTTGGCAGACTGCTTTCGCACTTTGGGGACTTAAACAATCAAAGGACTTTATTCATGTAGAATCAAAAGTATTTGAGAGGGGTCTGGATTACTTGAAAACAAGACAACAAACCAACGGTTGTTTCAGATCGAAAAATGGCATCGAGGAAGATATTGAATACACAGCCTTAACCCTAATGGTATTTTTAATGGATAAG AATTGGAGAACAAGTCATTCCGAAGTCTTAACTAAGGGTCTTACgtatttgtatgaaaattcTGATAGTTTGGGCCATTCTTCAATCACTGCTTTGGCAATTTATGTCTTAACTCTTGGAAGGCATGAAAAGGCTGGAGATTGCTTGAAAAAACTAAGCACGAATAGACATTTGGCAAGCCAGAGAATGTCTTGGAAAAAGACCGATAGCCTACAATCACATCTCGAAACTACTGCTGAGAGTCTGCTTAATCTTTTCGAGTTTCAAGGGACACCTTTGAAAAGTTTGCTTCACATCATAAGAGGTCTTATCGCTACAGAAGATGGAAAGTCTTCCCTAACTCACTTGATAGCTCTGCATGCAATGCTTGTATTCATTGAAGGTCTTAATTTGAGCAAAAATAATCTGACCATTTTCTTCACCAACGATCAAAATGGATCTGGACAGTTTCAAATCACTTCTGAGAATTCTCAAATCCTACAAACATTTGAG GTTTCTGAAAAAACTCGAAGAGTTCATCTTCAAAGCAGAGGATATGGTTTTGCAGTTGTTGGTGTCATATACAAGTACAATTTAGTTCTTGAAAATCAATTATCATCGACTTATGCCACCAATATAACCACAGAACGATCTTCGAGTTTACtatctatttttgaagtttgTGTGCGTGTTTTGGGAAACAATAGTGGTAATCACTTGACAATGATGGAAGTAACTCTCCAATCTGGATACGCATTCACTGACAAAATTACTCCACAAATTGGTTTAACTTGGAAATTTAAG TCGCTCAAAGTCAACGACAATCATGACATGTTGATAGCTCACATAGACAGTATTGACAACAATGGACTCTGTTTGAAACTTGAAACCCTCAAGAAGTACAATGTCCTGAATGCTAAACCTAGTTGGGTTGTTCTCTATGATACACATAAAAGag atgataaaactataaaaagttttaaaattaatgacagTTAG